One Lacipirellulaceae bacterium DNA window includes the following coding sequences:
- a CDS encoding terpene cyclase/mutase family protein, which yields MAQTDASMMGSATGAALPVAQPFGEVVREVGASGEPVVGVTIELTKPKVPAGELPAEDQDVRGNLPPLATFSDLLGEAPAWLLSAALHMIVLIIFGLLVIANRQPPGFLLQLEPSDTMGEDLEMGEFDMPLELDDELIEDAVAVDPQLAEVAETEVFTVDSMPTLATGLEPSSEPIRMSLSGREAGMKAALLAAYGGTGATQDAVAEGLEWLKRNQQNSGLWSLKGKYSDGVNSDNPEAATGMALLAFQGAGYTPLSDPKDPHTRVVTRAWYALLKRQDQDGNFYSTGRSHGRLYTQAICTIALCELYGMTRDEQYRAPAQLAVDYCVSVQGPEGGWKYFPNEGGDLSVTGWFVMALQSARMAGLNVPSETLVRINGFLDLVTHDGGAQYSYDARHAATPSMSAEGLLCRQYLGWKHNDRRLIRGADRLIKNLPSWKGTRNSYYWYYASQVCHHMEGKHWRTWNDRMKVVLPAHQVKKGRERGSWDPSGDVGKGHGGRLYVTCLSIYMLEVYYRHLPIYKTELLSGG from the coding sequence ATGGCACAAACGGACGCCTCGATGATGGGCTCCGCGACGGGGGCGGCTTTGCCGGTTGCCCAGCCGTTTGGGGAAGTCGTGCGCGAAGTCGGTGCTAGCGGAGAGCCAGTCGTCGGCGTCACGATTGAACTCACCAAACCGAAAGTCCCCGCGGGTGAGCTGCCCGCTGAGGACCAAGACGTTCGCGGCAATCTGCCGCCGCTCGCGACTTTTAGCGACTTGCTCGGCGAAGCTCCGGCTTGGTTGCTGAGTGCAGCACTGCACATGATTGTGCTGATCATCTTCGGCCTTCTGGTCATTGCCAACCGTCAGCCGCCCGGGTTTCTGTTGCAGCTCGAGCCGAGCGATACCATGGGCGAGGATCTCGAAATGGGCGAGTTCGACATGCCGCTCGAACTCGACGACGAGTTGATCGAAGATGCTGTGGCGGTTGATCCACAACTTGCCGAGGTCGCTGAGACGGAAGTGTTCACGGTCGATTCGATGCCGACCTTGGCGACGGGGCTTGAGCCTTCGAGTGAACCGATTCGCATGTCTCTCTCCGGACGAGAAGCGGGAATGAAAGCTGCGCTGTTGGCGGCCTACGGAGGAACCGGGGCGACGCAGGATGCCGTGGCGGAAGGATTGGAATGGCTCAAACGAAATCAACAGAATAGTGGTCTTTGGAGTTTGAAAGGAAAGTATTCTGACGGCGTCAATTCGGATAACCCTGAGGCGGCGACTGGGATGGCATTGCTGGCCTTTCAAGGTGCTGGGTACACGCCGTTGAGCGACCCGAAGGATCCGCACACACGAGTGGTGACGAGGGCCTGGTATGCGCTGCTCAAACGACAAGACCAGGACGGCAACTTCTATAGCACGGGCCGCAGTCATGGGCGGCTTTATACGCAGGCTATTTGCACGATCGCTTTGTGCGAGCTTTACGGTATGACGCGCGATGAACAGTACCGTGCGCCGGCGCAGTTGGCGGTTGACTATTGTGTTTCGGTGCAAGGCCCAGAGGGGGGCTGGAAGTACTTCCCCAACGAAGGGGGCGACCTTTCGGTGACGGGCTGGTTTGTGATGGCGCTGCAGAGTGCCCGCATGGCGGGGCTGAACGTGCCGAGCGAAACGTTGGTGCGGATCAATGGTTTTCTTGACCTGGTGACACACGATGGCGGGGCTCAATACAGTTACGACGCGCGGCACGCCGCCACTCCCTCGATGAGTGCTGAAGGGCTGCTCTGCCGTCAGTATCTTGGGTGGAAGCATAACGACCGGCGACTGATCCGCGGTGCCGACCGGTTGATCAAGAACCTGCCGAGTTGGAAGGGAACACGGAACAGCTACTACTGGTACTATGCCTCGCAGGTTTGTCATCACATGGAAGGGAAGCATTGGCGAACTTGGAACGACCGGATGAAAGTGGTGCTGCCCGCGCACCAAGTAAAAAAAGGACGCGAGCGAGGCAGTTGGGACCCGAGCGGCGACGTCGGCAAAGGACACGGCGGGCGACTCTACGTGACGTGCCTTTCGATCTACATGCTTGAGGTCTACTACCGGCATTTGCCGATTTATAAGACCGAGTTACTTTCGGGCGGCTAA
- a CDS encoding autotransporter-associated beta strand repeat-containing protein, giving the protein MGLIVYSQAATFTWTGTGTNGNWGDITQWSGLSAPPTNGINTDIILEGSDTSPDIQDIFNNDVDYDIDSITLSSSYVSSGGAMFLSGGALTVDTEIVNNDSQELEFNSVVNLGDQTLSIRANNGTIDFDSDVNFQQGGSTIFVTGGGDVFFDSGITGSGFVTNGRLSINNGSFVRISGSSTALGEIDIFDGTFQINSSSNLAAGADLGVFSDGTFDLNNFDTNIDVLTGGGSVDLGSGVLTLGESTAVDPSFTFSGVISGTGGIVKNQTGETVFSGSNTYTGATTVNNGTLRLEGSGRLSNSTDVLVEANGTFDLNGVSDTVDSIAGAGTIRLGGGILTVDETSGTRTFSGDILETGEMQKNGAGTLILSGNNAFSILDINQGELRVSSQANLGSGTVEIGSGTLNTTSSFTNSRNITTNSTTATIEVNNGTTLTQSATISGTGAITKSGNGTFVLNASNTYTGDTNVSDGILRINATNAISNASDVDISAGATLDLNNRSETVNSLSGNSSLSSVDTGGTGGRITVDASSGTFTWSGVISGSGGFTKTGNHTAIIASVQTYTGSTVINDGLVQFSGNGDFSLSSDVSVASGATWDLNGLTDQVDSISGAGSILLGGASLFVDENGGTRTFSGVISEAGSFRKLGTHTMVLSGNNTYTGTTTIDAGVLRIGSSSNLGSGGIIFRGGTLNTTGTLTNSRTVTIDPGLSATFDVNSGTTLVQSGGITGSSTTTINKIGDGIWNKTSADAGTFDGDIFVNEGTFAMSGAGDALGDSTRVTVNSGATFQVFNPENIGSLAGAGSTELFTTLRVGSDGTSTTYSGVISGAGILGKLGSGTFTLTGNNTNTGTTDIDAGILRLSGAGRLNDTSNIDVASGATFDLNGVSDTVDALIGSGSITLGGGTLTVGGGNASGTFTGNITESGAFVKVGLGTQTLSGSNTWDGGTQINGGTLRITGSTSSNLGNGTIQIDGGTLETAATMNNLKGIQLNAGGGTIDVDTGTTFAMFAGTPITGIGSLTKTGNGTLQLSASTNSYGGPTNINDGTLQFINFGQLPDTTDVSIASGATWDLNGNHDTVDSISGAGNILLGGGDLTVDQVGGATIFSGIISETGGLIKDGTHTLILAGANTYTGPTTINEGILSISGNSNLGDSLGDISIDSGTLQITDNVVDLGVGRDITLGSGGGIIRIGDEGGVAANVPGIISGVGSLTIAADNEEFATLSGVNTYQGGTTVQDASLSVSQNANLGANGGAVTLDGGILETTASFTNLHPIVIAGSGAISVNSGTLTQSAGISGTGNLSIQGPGTMILTEPAIHAGNTFISSNATLQFGSGELPDAFDVTAGGVWDLNGVSDTIDGLFGNGTVLLGGGTLTVGDADGDGNFSGSIQETGAFVKTGSGTQVLSGANTYTASTLIDQGTLEITDNSSLGALSSTLEFNQGTLRTTSTFTTGRTTTINSIGEFETAAGTTLTFASPIAGAANADLVKSGAGTLVLTQSNTFGGLTEITEGTLRLTGGGLLANGGVDVFNGATFDVTDVTDTIGRLLGGGDVLLGLGTLTIGADDGSGSYSGVISGVGGAIIKEGTGTQVFTGVSTYTGGTFINDGVLQVSQSENLGSLGTLLSFDGGTLNTTASFGMIRGTQLEAGGGTFDVDDTTTLDASGNITGPGGLTKIGDGTLVLSGFSTYLGGTNVNAGVVEISSAVNLGSTLGTLTLDGGTLRTTGNITTARPAVMGPGNGTFEVVAGTTLTRTGIVSGPGLLIKTGDGDLDLEAANTYLGNTVIGAGTLRVDASNQLGDAGNAVQLTDGTLNTTASFTNARSVLLSPGIGTFNVNTGTTLTQSGSLSNDIPILDGEFTKTGAGVLQLTAANTYTGSTTINAGTVRLSGAGQLPDVTDVSVANGATFDLNNVSDTIDALAGTGDVTLGSGTLTIGANDGGGTFTGVISGSGGLTKVGTGTQLIRTKSVGMDEFPHTYAGNTAINGGILDVEEDESLGDPAGSLSFDGGTLRVQGENSFNTTRVVTLNNGGGTLSTVGEDAAMDLGGVVSGTGSLTKTGIGRLTLSAANTYAGDTIITQGLVRLDGNGRLPDVSTVTVNAATAGLNAGGLDLNDIDDAIDGLNGTGDVVLGTGILTVGSADSGGNFSGTIEGTGGFVKTGAGAQVLSGANTYTGGTSFNGGTLEVNANNNLGAPLGALSFDGGTLIATNTFAMQRTTTLNSGGGTISVTGATTLTKSFPISGTGGLTKADTGTLILGGANSYTGPTNITGGMLRLGAIERLADVTDVTVSAGAIFDLDSNNESIDALSGAGSVQLGSAQLVVGLDNGSGTFGGVLSGTGDLLKEGIGTQTLTGANTYSGATFVDRGELILSGGGSINQTTLVTGFNIGSAGTTTVDGAATTWDLSGNLFVGFDGTGTMNINNGATVMVDGDVTVGGNGIAGVLSLDGGTLDNSAGTGVTVTTGALQGEGTVVGNVFNQDTVAPGNSAGILSLTGNYGQDVTGLLSFEIGGTDNSDPLNPDFDVFDISGTAGLAGELELALINGFTPAPSDMFTVLTSSALAGIFSNVADGARLNIYSGGTGSFQVDYTATSVVLSDFQGTGSSIPGDFDGNQRVDGFDFLAWQRDPSIGTLATWETNYGTTTIVNTAPVPEPSSLIVALTVFAIAASRRRS; this is encoded by the coding sequence ATGGGGCTAATTGTTTACTCCCAGGCAGCCACCTTTACTTGGACCGGCACGGGAACGAACGGCAACTGGGGAGATATTACTCAGTGGAGTGGTTTATCTGCTCCGCCCACGAACGGCATCAATACTGACATTATCTTAGAAGGCTCTGACACGTCGCCAGATATTCAGGACATTTTCAATAACGATGTCGACTACGATATCGACTCAATCACCTTGTCTTCCTCTTACGTTTCTAGCGGCGGAGCGATGTTTTTGTCGGGTGGAGCGCTGACCGTTGATACGGAGATTGTGAATAACGACTCGCAAGAGTTGGAATTCAATTCCGTGGTGAACTTAGGAGACCAAACCCTGAGCATCCGCGCGAACAACGGCACGATCGACTTTGATTCGGATGTTAATTTTCAACAGGGTGGCTCCACTATTTTTGTGACAGGCGGAGGCGATGTTTTCTTTGATAGTGGCATCACAGGCTCTGGTTTTGTCACCAATGGCAGACTTTCGATTAACAATGGTTCTTTTGTGCGTATCAGTGGATCAAGCACTGCACTAGGTGAAATAGATATTTTTGACGGCACGTTTCAGATAAATTCATCTTCCAACTTAGCAGCCGGGGCTGATCTAGGCGTCTTCTCCGACGGCACCTTCGATCTCAATAACTTTGATACAAATATTGATGTTTTAACTGGTGGCGGCTCGGTCGATTTAGGATCGGGCGTGTTAACACTCGGTGAAAGCACGGCGGTAGATCCCTCATTTACTTTCTCGGGAGTGATTAGCGGTACGGGGGGTATTGTCAAAAATCAAACTGGTGAAACCGTCTTCTCCGGCAGCAATACCTACACGGGTGCTACCACGGTAAACAACGGCACGCTGCGGCTAGAAGGATCCGGCAGGCTTTCCAACTCGACTGACGTACTGGTCGAAGCCAACGGCACGTTTGACCTCAATGGCGTTAGCGATACAGTCGACTCGATAGCCGGGGCGGGCACGATTCGGCTGGGAGGAGGTATCCTGACGGTCGATGAAACCTCCGGCACACGCACCTTTAGCGGCGACATTCTTGAAACGGGTGAAATGCAAAAGAACGGTGCCGGAACATTGATTCTTTCCGGCAACAACGCTTTTTCCATACTCGACATCAACCAAGGCGAATTGCGCGTCAGTAGTCAGGCGAATCTTGGCAGCGGCACAGTTGAAATTGGATCAGGTACGCTCAACACGACGTCTTCTTTTACCAATTCACGCAACATTACCACGAATTCGACGACTGCCACGATCGAAGTCAACAACGGTACCACGCTCACACAATCTGCTACGATTTCGGGCACCGGGGCGATCACGAAATCGGGTAATGGTACGTTCGTCTTGAACGCTTCAAATACGTACACCGGGGACACCAACGTCAGTGATGGTATCCTAAGAATCAACGCTACCAATGCCATCAGCAATGCTTCGGATGTCGACATCTCAGCCGGCGCAACGCTCGACCTCAACAATCGCAGCGAGACCGTCAATTCTTTGTCTGGTAATAGCTCGCTTTCGAGTGTTGATACAGGAGGCACCGGTGGAAGAATTACTGTGGATGCTTCCAGCGGCACGTTTACTTGGAGCGGCGTCATCAGCGGAAGCGGTGGTTTTACCAAGACGGGCAATCATACCGCGATCATTGCTTCCGTACAAACCTACACGGGATCGACGGTTATCAATGATGGACTCGTGCAGTTTTCAGGAAATGGTGATTTCTCTTTGTCTTCAGATGTCTCTGTTGCTTCGGGAGCGACGTGGGATTTGAACGGGCTGACCGATCAAGTCGATTCGATTAGCGGAGCAGGCTCGATTCTTTTGGGCGGAGCTTCTCTCTTTGTCGATGAAAATGGCGGCACACGAACCTTCTCAGGTGTGATTAGCGAAGCAGGCAGTTTCCGTAAACTAGGCACGCACACAATGGTGCTATCTGGCAACAATACTTATACCGGCACGACGACCATTGATGCGGGTGTGCTACGCATTGGCAGCAGTAGTAACTTAGGCAGTGGCGGCATTATCTTTCGAGGCGGCACGCTCAACACCACCGGGACGCTGACCAACAGTCGCACTGTGACGATCGACCCAGGACTCTCAGCGACATTTGATGTCAACAGTGGTACTACGCTTGTGCAATCGGGCGGCATCACAGGTAGTTCCACAACTACGATCAATAAGATTGGCGATGGTATCTGGAATAAAACAAGTGCTGATGCAGGGACATTCGATGGCGACATTTTTGTCAATGAGGGAACATTTGCAATGTCGGGTGCTGGCGATGCACTGGGTGATTCAACCCGGGTGACTGTCAATTCGGGCGCGACTTTCCAAGTTTTTAATCCTGAAAATATCGGCAGCTTGGCAGGTGCCGGATCGACTGAACTGTTTACGACTCTGCGAGTGGGTTCAGATGGCACTTCGACAACTTATTCGGGCGTCATTAGCGGTGCGGGGATTTTAGGCAAACTTGGTTCGGGCACTTTTACTCTAACCGGAAACAATACGAACACTGGAACCACCGACATCGATGCTGGAATTCTTCGACTCTCGGGTGCAGGTAGGCTCAACGACACCAGCAACATCGACGTAGCTAGTGGGGCGACATTTGATCTTAACGGCGTGAGCGATACGGTCGACGCGCTTATTGGCAGCGGCTCAATCACCCTGGGTGGCGGTACGCTCACCGTTGGTGGTGGCAACGCCAGTGGTACGTTTACTGGGAACATTACCGAGTCTGGAGCTTTCGTGAAGGTCGGGCTTGGCACGCAAACGCTGTCTGGAAGCAACACCTGGGATGGTGGCACGCAAATCAATGGCGGCACGCTGCGCATCACAGGCAGCACGTCGAGCAATTTAGGCAATGGTACGATTCAGATCGACGGTGGTACCCTTGAAACCGCTGCTACAATGAACAACTTGAAGGGCATTCAGCTCAACGCCGGTGGCGGAACGATTGATGTCGACACCGGCACAACTTTTGCCATGTTTGCCGGCACTCCTATCACGGGGATTGGCTCACTTACCAAAACAGGCAACGGTACGTTGCAGCTTTCGGCGAGTACCAATTCCTACGGTGGTCCTACGAACATCAACGACGGCACATTGCAGTTCATCAATTTCGGGCAGCTTCCCGATACGACCGATGTCAGCATCGCCAGCGGTGCGACTTGGGATCTCAATGGCAACCACGATACGGTCGACTCGATTTCAGGGGCCGGAAATATCCTGCTAGGTGGTGGTGACTTGACTGTCGATCAAGTTGGCGGAGCTACAATATTCAGTGGTATTATTTCTGAAACGGGAGGACTCATCAAAGATGGAACGCACACGCTGATTCTTGCCGGAGCGAACACCTACACGGGGCCTACCACGATCAACGAAGGCATTCTCTCCATTAGCGGCAACAGTAATTTAGGCGATTCGTTGGGAGACATTAGCATCGATAGTGGTACGTTACAGATTACCGACAACGTAGTTGATTTGGGCGTTGGCCGAGACATCACGCTGGGTAGCGGCGGAGGGATTATTCGCATCGGTGACGAAGGTGGGGTGGCGGCTAATGTGCCGGGTATCATCAGTGGCGTGGGAAGCTTGACGATTGCTGCTGACAACGAAGAATTTGCCACGCTCTCGGGCGTAAACACCTACCAAGGGGGCACGACAGTTCAAGACGCTAGTCTAAGTGTGAGTCAAAATGCAAATCTTGGTGCCAATGGTGGGGCAGTCACTCTCGATGGTGGCATTTTAGAAACCACGGCGAGCTTTACCAATCTGCATCCGATTGTGATCGCGGGTTCCGGTGCCATCTCTGTGAATAGTGGCACGCTTACACAGTCTGCCGGCATCAGTGGCACGGGGAATCTCTCTATCCAAGGACCGGGCACAATGATTCTCACCGAGCCTGCAATCCACGCGGGTAATACGTTTATTTCTAGCAATGCAACTTTGCAGTTTGGTTCCGGGGAATTGCCCGATGCTTTTGATGTCACTGCTGGCGGGGTGTGGGATTTGAACGGCGTGAGCGACACGATTGACGGACTCTTCGGCAATGGCACGGTGCTATTAGGAGGTGGCACGCTGACTGTAGGTGATGCTGATGGCGACGGTAACTTTAGTGGTTCTATCCAAGAGACCGGCGCTTTTGTCAAAACGGGTAGTGGTACTCAAGTGCTCAGCGGTGCGAATACTTACACGGCTTCCACGCTGATTGATCAAGGTACTTTAGAAATTACGGACAACAGTAGCTTAGGTGCTTTGTCGTCTACACTCGAATTTAATCAAGGGACGCTGCGTACGACATCCACATTCACCACCGGCCGTACAACGACGATTAACTCCATCGGTGAGTTTGAAACAGCCGCTGGCACGACGCTTACCTTTGCCAGCCCCATCGCGGGTGCGGCGAATGCCGATCTGGTGAAATCTGGTGCTGGAACGCTCGTGCTTACCCAGTCAAACACATTCGGTGGATTGACCGAGATCACCGAAGGAACACTTCGTCTTACAGGCGGAGGACTGCTTGCCAATGGTGGTGTTGATGTCTTCAATGGTGCGACGTTTGACGTGACCGATGTTACAGACACGATTGGCCGACTACTCGGTGGTGGCGACGTGTTGCTTGGCCTGGGGACACTCACGATTGGTGCCGATGATGGCAGTGGTTCGTATAGCGGTGTGATCAGTGGCGTGGGTGGTGCCATCATCAAAGAGGGCACAGGCACGCAGGTCTTCACTGGCGTCAGCACCTATACGGGCGGCACCTTCATCAACGATGGCGTGTTGCAAGTCAGCCAAAGCGAGAATCTTGGTTCACTTGGCACACTGCTTTCGTTTGACGGAGGCACTTTGAATACGACCGCCAGCTTTGGCATGATTCGCGGCACTCAGCTTGAAGCTGGCGGCGGCACATTCGATGTCGATGACACCACGACACTAGACGCCTCAGGCAACATCACTGGCCCCGGGGGGCTAACAAAAATTGGTGATGGCACATTGGTGCTCAGCGGATTTTCTACCTACTTGGGTGGCACGAATGTCAACGCGGGTGTGGTGGAAATCAGCAGTGCCGTGAACCTAGGCAGCACGCTTGGTACGCTCACTCTTGATGGAGGAACACTGCGTACCACTGGAAACATTACTACGGCCCGACCGGCTGTCATGGGACCGGGCAACGGCACGTTTGAAGTCGTTGCCGGCACAACGCTCACTCGCACGGGTATTGTCTCTGGTCCAGGTCTTCTTATCAAAACGGGCGATGGCGATCTCGATCTAGAAGCCGCCAATACTTATTTGGGTAATACCGTCATTGGCGCCGGGACACTGCGTGTCGATGCTTCCAATCAACTAGGAGATGCAGGAAACGCTGTGCAGCTCACCGATGGAACGCTCAACACGACGGCGAGTTTCACCAATGCTCGTTCTGTATTGCTTTCGCCGGGCATCGGTACATTTAATGTGAATACTGGCACTACATTGACTCAGTCGGGCTCGCTGTCCAACGACATTCCCATATTGGATGGCGAATTCACGAAGACCGGCGCTGGCGTATTGCAACTCACGGCTGCGAATACCTACACAGGATCGACAACCATCAATGCTGGTACAGTACGCCTTTCTGGAGCGGGGCAATTGCCCGACGTAACCGATGTGAGCGTCGCTAACGGAGCTACTTTCGATCTCAATAACGTGAGCGACACGATTGATGCATTGGCAGGTACCGGTGACGTGACGCTGGGTAGCGGCACGCTTACTATCGGGGCCAATGATGGAGGAGGCACGTTCACCGGCGTAATTAGCGGTTCAGGCGGACTTACGAAAGTTGGTACAGGAACGCAGCTAATACGCACCAAGTCTGTAGGAATGGATGAATTCCCACACACCTACGCCGGCAACACGGCGATCAATGGCGGGATTCTGGACGTCGAAGAAGATGAAAGTTTGGGCGATCCTGCAGGCTCTTTATCCTTTGATGGAGGTACGCTGCGAGTCCAAGGCGAGAATAGTTTCAACACGACCCGCGTAGTCACTCTAAACAACGGTGGCGGTACTTTGAGCACCGTTGGCGAAGATGCTGCGATGGATTTGGGAGGTGTCGTTTCTGGCACGGGTTCGCTCACAAAAACCGGCATTGGACGACTCACACTGTCCGCAGCAAACACCTATGCTGGGGATACAATCATTACCCAAGGTTTAGTGCGGCTCGATGGCAACGGTCGACTTCCTGATGTTTCGACGGTTACAGTAAATGCAGCCACCGCGGGATTAAACGCCGGTGGGCTTGATTTGAATGACATCGACGATGCGATTGATGGACTCAACGGCACGGGAGACGTCGTACTGGGCACCGGCATCCTGACTGTCGGTTCTGCCGATAGCGGCGGCAACTTTAGCGGCACGATCGAAGGCACGGGTGGTTTCGTCAAAACAGGTGCTGGAGCGCAAGTTTTGTCTGGTGCGAATACGTACACGGGCGGCACATCCTTCAATGGTGGCACGCTTGAAGTTAACGCTAACAATAATCTCGGCGCTCCCTTGGGGGCTTTGAGTTTTGATGGTGGCACGTTGATCGCCACTAATACATTTGCCATGCAGCGCACTACTACGCTCAACAGTGGTGGCGGTACGATTAGCGTGACAGGTGCCACCACACTTACCAAGTCCTTTCCGATCTCAGGAACAGGGGGTTTGACAAAAGCCGATACCGGGACGTTGATCTTGGGTGGTGCGAATAGCTACACCGGGCCGACCAACATCACTGGCGGTATGCTCCGACTGGGGGCTATCGAACGTTTGGCCGATGTGACGGACGTCACGGTATCTGCAGGGGCAATTTTCGACCTGGATAGTAATAATGAATCGATTGACGCACTATCAGGCGCGGGTTCAGTGCAACTGGGGTCTGCCCAATTAGTCGTCGGTCTGGACAATGGCAGCGGAACATTCGGTGGCGTACTCAGCGGCACAGGCGACTTGCTGAAAGAGGGTATCGGCACGCAAACCCTCACGGGTGCGAACACGTACTCAGGTGCGACATTTGTAGACCGAGGAGAGTTGATACTCTCCGGTGGAGGCAGTATTAATCAAACAACCTTGGTAACTGGTTTTAATATTGGTTCGGCTGGGACGACCACCGTCGACGGTGCAGCCACAACTTGGGATCTGAGTGGTAATTTGTTCGTTGGTTTCGATGGCACCGGCACGATGAACATTAATAATGGCGCAACAGTCATGGTTGATGGCGATGTCACGGTAGGTGGCAATGGCATTGCAGGAGTGCTTAGCCTGGATGGCGGTACACTCGACAATAGTGCCGGCACAGGAGTTACAGTCACCACAGGTGCTTTGCAAGGCGAGGGAACCGTGGTAGGAAATGTTTTCAACCAAGATACCGTCGCTCCTGGTAACTCTGCAGGTATTCTTTCGCTAACTGGCAACTACGGTCAAGATGTGACCGGCTTGCTGTCGTTTGAAATCGGCGGCACAGACAACTCTGATCCGCTCAACCCCGATTTCGATGTCTTCGACATCTCGGGCACAGCCGGCTTGGCTGGCGAACTGGAGTTGGCATTGATCAACGGATTCACGCCAGCTCCAAGCGATATGTTCACAGTGCTTACTTCTTCGGCGCTTGCAGGCATCTTCAGCAACGTCGCCGACGGTGCACGATTGAATATTTACAGCGGTGGAACCGGCTCCTTTCAAGTCGACTACACCGCAACATCGGTCGTGCTCAGTGATTTCCAGGGCACTGGCAGCTCGATACCTGGCGACTTCGATGGTAACCAGCGTGTCGACGGATTCGATTTCCTCGCGTGGCAACGCGACCCAAGCATTGGAACTCTTGCCACTTGGGAAACCAATTACGGCACTACCACTATCGTCAATACTGCTCCCGTGCCAGAGCCAAGTTCCCTGATCGTCGCACTTACGGTGTTTGCTATAGCAGCCAGTCGCCGCCGCTCCTAA